The genomic region tggcaggttcggtagccttcaactaactctatctcctccgagaccctgaggcgcaaattgaccaaaattaagagtatgatagaagaaggcttgctcttcattccgtagaagataaaattcaaatcggaccatgttaacaccaaaaattatttacatcaaaaaggtgcttttttttctatgaaaatccctatttcatACGATTTATAAAGCTTAAGTtgtttgtgtatggcaggtttggtagccttcaactaacactatctcctccgagaaacctgtggcacaagttgaccaaaatcgagagtatgatacaagaaggtttgctcttcattccgtaggagataaaattcaaattggaccatgttaacaccaaaaattatttacatcaaaaaggttaacaccaaaaattatttacatcaaaaagggtcaaccaaagccttgtgagtggatttggtagacggaaactgaaagaagcccgtcgtatatatgtatatctatatatataaagctgaagttgtctgtgtgtgtggcaggttcagtagcctttaactaacactatctcctccgagaccctgtggcttttttttttctatgaaaatccctatttttgacgatatttttactgctgtgtcaccatttttcggtgtatttcaaccagaaaaatgttcacttaaagagaataacaagctacataatgtgaaatttttacttttcaaaattccattctaaagggtcgaagcaaacccgagcaacgcaagAAATCtcgaataaaactgaacaatgacatatatatacatatatatatacacatacacacacatatatatatatatatatatcataaaatattagggaataaatccaaactaatagtggttttatttctaatttaatataaattatatatatatatacatatatatatataatatatatatatatatacatatatatatatatatattatatatatacacatatatatatatataatatacacacaccacacacacacacacacatatatacaaacatacctgtGTACTTATTACACACAAATGTAACCTCACTTCAccaaccactgccactgccactaccaccaccaccacacaacaccaccaccaacaccataacaacaactacaactttatatattatatttttcaactTTTAGATTCTCTTtttgaattctttcttttaacatcATTATCCTTTCCCCgaagcatgttttatatatatacaacccttTGCATctttgatacatatatctatatatataatatatatatatatatatatatagatatatatatatatatatatatatatacatttcccgTTTTATACACCTCTGCatccttttatacatatatacatttcctaTTTTACACATTTAtgcaccttttatatatatacacacacacacacatatgtgtatatttgtttgtatgtatgtgaatatatatatatatatatattatgtatgtatgtatgtatgtatgtatgtaatgtatgtataatatatatgtatgtattatgtatatatatatctatgtatttatgtatgtatgtaaataatatatatatgtatgtatgtatgtatgtatatatatatatgtatgtatgtatgtatgtatgtatataatatgtatgtatttatatatatatatgtagtatgtttattatatagttatgtatgtatgtatgtatatatgtatgtagtatatatattatgtatgtatgtatatatatatatgtatgtatgtatgtatgtatgtatatatatatatgtatgtatgtatatatatatagtatgtatgatgtatatatatatatgtatgtatgtatgtatatatatgtatgtatgtatgtatatatatgtatgtatgtatgttatatatataatgtatgtatgtatatatatatatatgtatgtaatgtatatatatatatatatgtatgtatgtatatatatataatatgtatgtatgtatatatatgtatgtatgtatgtatatattatatgcattatgtatgtatatatatatatgcatgtatgtatgtatgtatatatattaggatgtatgtatatgtatatatatgtatgtatgtatgtattatatgtaatgtatatgtatatatatagattatgtatgtatgtatatatatataagtatgtatgtatatatatatatgtatgtatgtatatatatatatgtatgtatgtatatatatattgtatgtatgtatgtatgtatatatatatatgtatgtatgtatatatatatatgtctgtatttatatatatagtatgtatgtatatatatatatatatatatattgtatgtagtatgtatatatatatatatatgtattatatatatatatatgtatgtatatatatgtgtgtgtgtatgtatttgcatttcttattttatacacacttttgcatTTTTATACCTGTTATATTTCATACTTTATATACACCTttgcacctcatatatatatctatatatatgcatttcatgtttcaTACATACCTTTGCATCttctatacgtacatatatatatatataattatatacacacacacacatttcatgttTTTTATCTACTGTGCATCtgttttatacgtatacatatatatatatttcacatttaatACAGACTTTTGCATCTATTTTATCCTTATatagatttgaaattttatacttttatgcacatcttttatacatacataatatcttgctttttttacctttgtaatatgtgtgtgtggtgtgtaaaaaCCGGAGATTGGAAAAAAATTGTTGGTATTACTTAATAtgccattacacatgtttcgttTGCCAAGTGGAGTTACAAAATTGTAAACGTATTAGAAAACATGTACAATTTTCtgactcctattagcaaatgaaacatgtgtaatggtggataaataataccaaaacgtTTTCAATCTTCTCTTttgatatgaaaaatattttctctgccaaaaatattttccagtattttcaactcttatgcatgtctcacacatatataacatctaCCTATGGATTTTGAATTCTGGAATAAGCCAATATGCTTCAAGAAGACATTACTTGCATTTTAATCTTAtctactgttgtgtctggggagagtcattttctttttgtaccttataatgtaacacactcaccggtaaaatttccacttatttcttattttcattaggttgtccagaaagtccgtgccgatttatagtagcttatctttcaaattattttagaacatggttgagtccataaaataggatttgactacacctccatttagagcacagtttaagctatctttcgtggaagaaggtttatgtcctataacctgtgtttaattctgtaaccctttaaaatggaagataagaaagttcatttttgacacttgatgctttgggaaccagacaaaaattgctgcagctcggctgggatgtccAGAAAGTTcttgccaatttatagtagcttaccttttgacttattttagaacatggttgagtccataaaataggatttcactacacctccatttagtgcacagtttaagctatcttctcgtctggcagctgacttggcagacacccataaaattatcaaccatcgtacaaacaataactctgagcaccttttcaaactccacccatctaacacccatggacatgtttactaagtcagaaaacagcacagctcccatgacttcaggaaatattttttcacgctgagagttgctgaagcatggaacaaactgcctgcatcagttgttagttgtcggagcactgcatccttcaaaacttccatgatttctgagattcgccaacactacacctgattttctcccctccatacaaacacaaacatgtatctgactcatacattgttcgctttcaagacatttttacattactgcatgtactttatatgcactttctgacaagttgtggtgcaactgagcactgtatacaataatttcattattatttttttattattatgttcctataacctgtgttaattctgtaagcctttaaaatggaagatgagaaagttcatttttggcacttgatgctttgggaaccagacaaaaattgctgcagctcggctgggatgtgttaccccaccctccatattcaccagatattgctccttcggatttccacttattcaggtctctgcaggatagtcttaatggtaaaaatttcaattccttggatgacgtaaaaagataccttgatgaattctttgccatgaaaccacctcagatCTGGGAAGAgggttttttttaagttaaaggaaagatggagacgcattgtgcaacaaaatggttcatatttggttgattaaaaatgtaatggcaagtatttattgatctttttctttcctttaaaaatcggcacgaactttcatgatgacccaatattttccttgaaaaggttgcaagacgcaatgaaaattttaagaaaataaaaataagaaacaagtgaaAATCGACCTGCTGggtgtattaaataataaggcacaaaaagaaaatgactctccccagacacaataaaatatgcttcaacacacgaattcatataaagaatcttgcaaaccaaatccaaaaacgaaatcttgtctacattatatataaatattctcttattctttcattgGTTTCAGCTATTCAgatgtggctatgctggagcactactacACTAATTCAACTATTACATTGATATTTTTATAACTATGTTATTTCAGATGCATAGCctataggagtggctatgtggtaagtagcttgctaaccaaccacatggttccgggttcagtgtcttgggcaagtgtcttctgctatagccccgggccgaccaatgccttgtgagtggatttggtagacggaaactgaaagaagcccgtcgtatatatgtaaggaaagggttaataataacaaagttaatttactaaatttttaattcctggctgtgtggtaagtagcttgcttaccaaccacatggttccgggttcagtcccactgcatggcaccttgggcaagtgtcttctactatagccttgggctgaccaaaggcttgtgagtggatttggtagatggaaactgaaagaagcctgtcgtttatatgtatatatatatgtgtgtgtgtgtatgtttgtgtgtctgtgtttgtccctgcaacatcacatgacaaccgatgctggtgtgtttacgtccccgtaacttagcagttcggcaaaatagactgatagatatatatgtatgtatgtgtgtgtttgtgtgtctgtgtttgtccccctagcattgcttgataaccgatgctggtgtgtttaagtccccgttacttagcggttcggcaaaagagaccaatacaataagtactgagcttacaaaaaagaataagtcccgggatcgatttgctcgactaaaggcggtgctccagcatgggcacagtcaaatgactgaaacaaataaaagaacatccAATCTACACCATAATTTATGCATCTATGAGAATTTGAAATTTTTAGCTTAGACAATTAATTACAGACATCTTCGTCAGAACAGACAACGAaatcaacccccccccccgctaCTCTTTTTTTCGGTCACAGCTGGTCGAACTAGTAATAAACAAAATTGCTTAACTTTTGTAGTTTGTTTCTATGGACTTATCCATTGGTATAATAATATCCCATGCTGTGTGCACTTTCTAATCGGATTTTCAGTGTTCTGTGCAACACTGTGGTGTTCAAGAGCTGACCATCACAGGTTCTGTGCCATAGAAACGGAAGCAATATCAGGGTCAGAAGTGGGAATTAGGGAAGACGGTAGGGTGTCATATTCTATAAATAAAAgactagaattcttcaaggcagtacctcaGCATAGttgcagtcttatgactgaaatgagtaaatggtaaaatatacatatatcatcatcatcatcatcatcatcatcatcatcgtttaacgtccgttctccatgctagcatgggttggacggttcgaccggggatctgggaagccagaaggctgcaccaggctccagtcttatctggcaatgtttctacagctggatgcccttcctaacgccaaccactccgtgagtgtagtgggtgctttttacgtgccaccagcacaggtaccggGGGAGggtggcaacagccatgatcagttggtgctttttacgtgccacccgcacaggtgccaggggaggctggtgcctcaacaagtctttgtgtccaaggaaggaaaggcatgtataagtgggctgggcacacttgtcctgcctggtcttctcacaatatgggtgaaaaaaaattgaatattaattaataacatcaatttaaaacaccaagtggcctagtgtatAAAGACTGggatacaataaaaattattaatacaagtaatgagagagagtccACATCTGGTCACTCTAACgttctcaagaattaattcaacgcgccaagaatgtaagcgagcaggacaaatgaaaaataacgaaaaaatagattaactctatacaattgtttcaccattaatagattgtgtaattttacttacataattatTCTCGGTTCTTCAGTAAagtgagaacaattctttagtggcgGATTCCCTTcgtggatctatatctagcgttagagtgaccacatgtggactctctctcattacttatatatatatattatatatattatattatactcttttacttgtttcagtcgttgactGCAGNNNNNNNNNNNNNNNNNNNNNNNNNNNNNNNNNNNNNNNNNNNNNNNNNNNNNNNNNNNNNNNNNNNNNNNNNNNNNNNNNNNNNNNNNNNNNNNNNNNNgaaggagaagaaggaagaggaggagagaagaacaagaacaagaaggagaaggagaaggagaagaacaaggaggaggaggagaagaagaagaaggagaagaaggaggaggagaagaaggaggagaagtagGGGAggtgaagaaagaggagaaggagaagagaagaagaagaagaaagaggagaagaagaaggtgaagaagaaaacaaagaagaagaaaaagaaggagaaggagacagCAGTAGTAAAAACAGAGAAGtcattactacaacaacaacagcaacaactcacGATGACAATGTCGAGGTTGGGCTGCAGGTGGTCGGGCAGCGTCCGCAGCATCACCTCCTCCTCGGACATGCCGTGGAAGCGGTCTCGCTTCTTCTTCACCGGCATGTGGTCAGTGATCTTCTCCTGCTTCACTTTCTTCATGTTGGGCTTGGACATCTCAATGTTCctggcgggagagagagagagagagagagaggaaatgagacACAGAAGGGtaactctcttacttgtttcagtcatttgactgcagccatgctggagcaccgcctttagtcgagcaactcgaccccgggacttattcttttgtaacccagtacttattctatcggtctcttttgccgaaccgctaagtgacgggacgtaaacacaccagcatcggttttcaagcaatgctagggggacaaacacagacacacaacccacacaccatatatatatacatatatacgacaggcttctttcagtttccgtctaccaaatccactcacaaggattggtcggccgaggctatagcagaagaaacttgcccaaggtgccacacgcagtggtactgaacccggaaccatgtggttggttagcaagctacttaccacacagccactcctgcgcctaactggAAGAGACCTCgggatcatcatcaccaccagtttttacttctacttttccatgctggcatgggtcggatggctTTGGCCAGAGCTGGTCGGCTGaaaagctgtccagactccaagcGTCTGTTTTGGGAACGGTTTGTAtgaccggatgcccttcctaatgccaaccacttcatagagtgtgctgggtgccatTCATGTGTGACCAGCACGAGTGACTAAGACATGGAGCCTACAtgaatgcattttacatggcatcgCCATGAGTGTGCATCACTCATGGCATGAGTGCACTTTATGTGGCACCGGCCACATAAGATGCATTGATGCGAGTGCATttgatgtggcaccagcataagtgcattttatgtggcactaattCCCCAAAATCtcccccaaaaaaagaaaaaatttccagcatggctgtgtggtaagtagcttgtttaccgaccacatggttctgggttcagtcccactgcatggcaccttgggcaagtgtcttctactatagcctcgagcccccaaagccttgtgaggtgaATTTggtaagacggaaactgaagaagctgtccgatatatgtatatatatatatgcaggagtggatgtgtggtaagtagcttgctcccaaccatatggttccggttcagtcccactgcgtggcaccttgggcaagtgtcttctactatagcctcgagccaaccaaagccttgtgagtgaatttggtagacggaaactgaaagaagcctgtcgtaatatgtatatataatatgcaggaGTGgatggtgtggtaagtagcttgcttcccaaccatatggttccgggttcagtccactgcgtggcaccttgggcaagtgtcttctactatagcctcaggccaaccaaagcctgttgagtgaaattggtagacggaaactgaaagaagctgtcgtatatatgtatatattatagcaggagtggatgtgtggtaagtagcttgcttccaaccatatggttccggttcagtcccactgcgtggcatcttgggcaagtgtcttctactatagcctcgagccaaccaaagccttgtgagtggatttgtagacggaaactgaaagaagcctgtcgtatatatttatatatatatatatatataatattaatagggcaggagtggcttgtggtaagtagcttgtttaccaaccacatggttccgggttcagtccccactgcatggcaccttgggcaagtgtcttctactatagcctcaggccaaccagagccttgtgagtggatttggtagacggaaactgaaagaagcctgtcgtatatattatttatatatatatatatatatatatatatataggcgcaggagtggctgtgtggtaagtagcttgcttcccaaccatattgttctggttcagtcccactgcgtggcaccttgggcaagtgtcttctactataggcctcgagccaaccaaagccttgtgagtggatttggtagacggaaactgaaagaagcctgtcgtatatatgtatatatatatgcaggagtggatgtgtggtaagtagcttgcttcccaaccatatggttctgggttcagtcccactgcatggtaccttgggcaagtgtcttctactatagcctcgagccaaccaaagccttgtgagtggatttggtagacggaaactgaaagaagcctgtcgtatatatgtatatatatatgcaggagtggatgtgtggtaagtagcttgcttcccaaccatatggttccgggttcagtcccactgcgtggcaccttgggcaagtgtcttctactatagcctcaggccaaccagagccttgtgaatggatttggtagaaagaaactgaaagaagcccattgtgtgtgtgtacacgcacatgcatgtatgtctacctttctatgctggcatgggtcggatgctGTCTGTTGAGGCAGAGGTAGATTTTTTCACCTCTAAATCACAGGCAGATTTTTTctacatttaaggcggcgagctggcagaaacgttagcacaccgggcgaattgcttagcggtataacgtctgccgttacgttctgagttcaaattccaccgaggtaatttcaaccaatcaatgacgtgtattcagctgaataaaattactgcagtTGTTTTAAATAACAGTGGCAAATGAAAAATACTCCgcgttagttgttgttgttgacaaataacagcaataattttatttggctgaatacacgtcattgattggttgaaattaccaaaatacgacaactttaacgtgaaattacttcgtaaatgtaagcttttctcaaaaacactaaaagtaaaagatgttttatatgacacattctaccagtgtgcgaagttttgaaagtgtttagttacaaagaaattatttttaaaatctgtcggtcaaaaggtaaagatccataaCATGAATACAAATATGGCACTCACTCCTCAATGGGTTCCGCCTTTATTTTCctcttgcctttcatcattttgcctAGATTGGAATCAGGTTCAAGTTTAACTGCTTGTAGTGGTGCTCCGTAGATAGGTGGAACTGGTGCTGGGCCCATTTGATATGGATAACTGCAAACAGAGAAAAGGACATTGCAAGTTTTaagcacacatgcatttatatgaagGTCATATAACCGAAACTTCAAAATCATGGTCAAGTATTTTCTATGTAAATACAATATTGTATgtgaagtgtgtatataaatatatattgttttatctatacctcaaagggtcagccttatcacattcttatttcattattgcccacaaggggctaaacacagaggggacaaacaaggacagacaaagggattaagttgattacatcgaccccagtgtgtaaactggtacttaatttattttcatttcctggtcactggaataatgttaaCCTCTCAAACCCTATGAAGAAACACTCTATAAAcgtgtttttcttcattttcatttcaaatgTAGACCAATTTAGACGAAAAGTATACGAGACATGAGACACGTAATCCTACAAATCCCgtaaaaatttcaagaaaattggACAAGGGGTTTTGATTTTATTGAGGAATGATTAAGCACAGGCATCCACCCATGACCAACATGTGGATTTGCATGTCGAGGACTGCAATGTTCAATGGGTCTTTCCAATTATTTTAAGAAGGTAGAAGGTGATTGGAGAGGGTTAGGTGCTATTTCAAGCAGGCTGAGTGGACTGCAAAGAGGTTCCATCAGGAAACTCGTTggaagttgttgatgttgttgttatagctATCACAGTTTCACAGCACCCAAATTATTCCCCGTGTCAAATTAGATGAATTGGTCATCGTTGGAATGTCTGTCTATCAGGACTGACCATGGGGCaaagtaaaaacaagaaaaaaaaatgaaaaaacaaaataggaaggtTTAGAAACCAGAAAAGGGTAGGTTCAGACGCAGGAATTTAAGGGTTGTTGAAGCAAATACTTACTAATAGGGGCTTCCGATGTTCATAGTCCGTAGAAACCAGCAGGTGGCGTTTGCGTAGCTAAGGTCCTGGAAAAGTGTCAAGATATGGAAACAGGTAAATAGaacaatagataaatagaatacacatgtgtgtgtgtgtgtgtgtgtgtgttgtagtgtgtgtgtgtatgtgtgtgtgtgtgtgtgtgtgtgtgcatgtgtgtgtgcatgtgagtgtgtgtgtgcatgtgtgtgtgtgtgtgcatgcgtgtgtatgtgtgcatgtgtgtgtgtgtgtgcatgtgagtgtgtgtgtgtgtgcatgtgagtgtgtgtgtgcatgtgagtgtgtgtgtgtgtgtttgtgtgagtgtgtgtgcatgtgtgtgtgtgtgcatgtgtgtgtgtgcatgtgtgtgtgtgtgtgtggtgtgtgtgtgtgtgtttgtgtgagtgtgttctatggtgagtgtgtgcatgtggtgcatgtgtgtgtgtgtgttgtgtgcttgtgtgtgtgtgtgcatgtgtgtgtatgcatgtgagtgtgtgtgtgtggtgcatgtggtgtgtgtgtgtgtgttttgtgtgagtgtgtgtgcatgtgtgtgtgtgtgcattgtgtgtgtgtgtgtgtgtgtgtgtgtgtgtttgtgtgatgtgtgtctatgtgagtgtgtgtgtgtgtgtgcatgtgtgtgtgtgtgtgtgtgcatgtgagtgtgtatgtgtgcatgtgtgtgtgtgtgtgtgcatgtgagtgtgtgtgtgcatgtgagtgtgtgtgtgcatgtgtgtgtgtgtgtgcatgtgagtgtgtgtgtgtgtgtgcatatgtgtgtgcgtgcatgttgtgtgtgtgtgcatgtgagtgtgtgtgtgtgtgtgcatatgagtgtgtgtgcatgtgtgcatttgtgagtgtaaatctctctctctataaagctgaagttgtctgtgtatggcaggtttggtaaccttcaactaacactatctcctccaagaccctgcggcgcaagttgaccaaaattgagagtatgatagaagaaggcttgctcttcattccgtagaagaaaaaattcagatcagaccatgttaacaccaaaaattatttacatcaaaaaggtgctttttttctatggaaatccctattttttaatgattttttcactgctgtgtcgccatttttcggtgtatttcaaccagaaaaatgttcacttaaagagaataacaagctacagaatgcaaaatttttactttccaaaaattccaattctaaagggtcgaaacaaacccgagcaacgccaggcgatactgctagtttatgtataaaatactacaattagctgtcatttttgacaGCACGTGGCCAGCTAGTATTGGAAATAAACGACAccacttgtataacagtgacattcatttacaattgcCACGTGATGTCAAGAGAtgccaacacacacgcacacacacatgatgggcttctttcagtttccttctaccagatccactcataagactcTAGCCGGTACTAtatatagcagaaggcacttggccaaggtgtcacgcagtggaacgaCACAGTCACGTCGGCACCTGTTCTCACCACACAGTTACACCTGAGAAATTTCGCTACTATATCTAGCAAATCAAGGGACTATGTAGAGACACTCTTGTTAGATTGGATGACATGAAGAaatatgtggtggtggtcatattaGGAAATAGTGATACCGAGTCTCAGTCAGCAATGCTCtgttctgttactcttttacttgtttcagttatgtgactgtggccatgctggagcaccaccttttagtccagcaaatcaaccccaggacttattctttgtaagcctagtacttattctatcgatgtcttttgctgaactgcaaagttacagggacgtaaacacaccagcatcgg from Octopus sinensis linkage group LG29, ASM634580v1, whole genome shotgun sequence harbors:
- the LOC115226032 gene encoding G/T mismatch-specific thymine DNA glycosylase; protein product: MRWRGALPARFSLVEILQSARRTANRSFSLLELKKKSRTRNSSLKDLSYANATCWFLRTMNIGSPYYYPYQMGPAPVPPIYGAPLQAVKLEPDSNLGKMMKGKRKIKAEPIEENIEMSKPNMKKVKQEKITDHMPVKKKRDRFHGMSEEEVMLRTLPDHLQPNLDIVIVSCCCCCCSHLVF